A window of the Miscanthus floridulus cultivar M001 chromosome 14, ASM1932011v1, whole genome shotgun sequence genome harbors these coding sequences:
- the LOC136505906 gene encoding uncharacterized protein has translation MHSGSLQTYIEDKWCSLDWPICYRIIKGTSVGLNHLHNAKGTSILHLDLKPSNILLDKNKEPKIADLGSSRLGASIETQESGTLKGTTLKYTPPECKNGGNNVSIKFDVFSLGVIILDIVAGQNGYSRRSEMPHEVFIELVCAKWKGRLEATSSSSSHELDNQRLETCVEIGLRCTEDDPNERPAIKDIVCQLEELEAKSRNKMSLVSSQGQSRDFQNKYFPKEENDGPSHKKSDWTTEEAEAAGKEPEAPPKEAAENCFGEVVDNKMLDEVARYTGKPKTQEDRARVAWSLIVHDDKKGNASKRVDVLKAMYGNGQSTLCLFYNATGDTLRYVTNHDWYGYNYIDSRAEYPAEVGNGQWAAFLHVHRQGEPSGSVGAVVYRGKKKDGQFQEYMLAWSTPWGFYYRNKAYVETGGGLNYFQRRWDEIYVKLVNSLIILQKPSPVVARLKHKLTKVTVLNILQQSNSSMVHEARNKYMYISLRTTCAMDSQPHF, from the exons ATGCATAGTGGAAGCCTTCAAACTTATATTGAAG ACAAATGGTGTTCACTTGATTGGCCCATTTGTTACCGAATTATTAAAGGGACTAGTGTGGGTTTAAATCACCTGCATAATGCCAAGGGAACATCAATTTTGCATCTGGACTTAAAACCTAGTAATATATTGCTCGACAAGAACAAGGAGCCCAAAATTGCAGATCTTGGTTCATCAAGACTTGGTGCTTCTATAGAAACTCAAGAATCGGGGACTCTAAAAGGAACAACACT AAAGTACACGCCACCAGAATGCAAAAATGGTGGCAATAATGTATCAATCAAGTTTGACGTGTTTAGTTTGGGAGTTATAATTCTTGACATCGTGGCTGGACAAAATGGCTACTCCCGTCGTTCTGAAATGCCTCATGAAGTGTTTATTGAGCTT GTGTGTGCCAAATGGAAGGGAAGGCTGGAAGCAACGTCGAGTTCCTCGTCACACGAACTGGACAACCAACGATTGGAGACATGCGTTGAAATAGGATTAAGATGCACCGAAGATGACCCAAATGAAAGGCCTGCGATAAAAGATATTGTGTGCCAATTGGAAGAACTGGAAGCTAAGAGTAGGAATAAAATGTCATTGGTTTCTTCTCAAGGCCAGTCAAGAGACTTCCAG AACAAATATTTCCCAAAAGAGGAGAATGATGGGCCGTCCCACAAGAAAAGTGACTGGACAACAGAGGAAGCGGAGGCAGCAGGGAAGGAGCCTGAGGCACCACCCAAGGAGGCAGCAGAGAACTGCTTTGGTGAAGTAGTGGACAACAAGATGCTGGACGAAGTGGCGAGGTACACGGGCAAACCCAAGACACAGGAAGACCGGGCAAGGGTGGCCTGGTCTCTTATAGTCCATGATGACAAGAAGGGCAATGCATCCAAACGTGTGGACGTCCTTAAGGCCATGTACGGCAATGGGCAGTCCACACTGTGTTTATTTTACAATGCGACTGGGGACACTCTCCGCTACGTCACCAACCACGACTGGTATGGCTACAACTACATCGACAGCAGAGCAGAGTACCCGGCTGAGGTCGGCAACGGACAGTGGGCTGCATTCCTTCATGTCCACAGGCAAGGCGAGCCCTCCGGTTCCGTGGGAGCCGTCGTGTACCGcggcaagaagaaagatggcCAGTTCCAGGAGTACATGCTCGCCTGGAGTACCCCCTGGGGTTTCTACTACCGTAACAAG GCTTATGTTGAGACTGGTGGCGGCTTGAACTACTTCCAACGACGTTGGGATGAGATATATGTGAAACTAGTTAATTCTCTGATTATTCTTCAAAAACCAAGTCCGGTGGTTGCGAGATTGAAGCACAAATTGACAAAGGTGACAGTCCTAAATATATTGCAACAATCAAACTCGAGCATGGTCCATGAAGCACGCAACAAGTACATGTATATATCGCTACGCACCACCTGTGCTATGGATAGTCAACCCCATTTCTGA